From the Trifolium pratense cultivar HEN17-A07 linkage group LG4, ARS_RC_1.1, whole genome shotgun sequence genome, the window atcaagttttataaattttaagatttatttttatttattcttatgaaattaaatgtaaattaaatttaattggTTCTCTCGTTTTCTCCGAATTACTTTTAGAGTTTAATAGAGATGCACTGACCGTGTAACAAGTTAACGGGTTAACATACTAAACAAAAACACGTGCGCACACATAACTCCATAAACGTTACAACCATTCATAAGTTctataaaaatattcatcatgTTAGAGGCAGCTTCAAGGGTGGAGATGAGTAGCTCAATTAGTTGAGCGAACTATTAAGGAGTTTGAGATCCAAGATTTAAGTCCTGGCAAGGTGAAACATTAAAATAATGCTAGTACTATTTATGGcttgtttgaattgatttatttttgagtttatacgAAAcaatttatgtaaataaatacgtttttatatattattacaagCTTTTTAAGGtcgtttatgaaaaaataatttatatacacatttttttagtgaaaacttataaattaacataaaagtttatttatttgcataaactattttcataaactaaaaaataactcaaatcGACCCTTAATGTAATCAATAGttcagtttttttatttattttttttgtttacaatgttgaCATTGAAGATCGAATCCAggacttcaattttttttttttgaaggagaaTCAATAGTTTAGatttgttaaaattaaaatgagaaatttttcaCATATCACAAGCTTGCCCATATCTGTTCTTCAACTCACCCGAACAGAGTATAATTCTCATTTAAACAGAGAATACCATCTTCCAATATTCAGAATCCGTAAAAGtcgctatttttttttttttttacacaaaaagtcgctattttttataaacttgagattatatatattttttaggtcATTACTTGAGATTATATATTAACTAGTCACCGAccgtgctatcgcacgggttTTGTACAACAGTAtatatgatattaaaaaaaatataattaattggaaaaagaataaataaaaacaactcaAGATATAgtgatgataaaaataatattcagtACAATGATAAATATAGATAAACAGTTTACAAATTAACTACTAAACATTATGGAAAACTTCTTTGTAAACCACATGTTCAGTTTCGTCTGTGTCTTCCCTTTTTCATCGATTATCAATATTTTCAAGTCTTTCCTTGAAGTTACTCTTGACACTGCAACATATAGTTGGCCATGAGagaaaattgacaaaaaaaaaaaccagtaaAAAATCCGATTTTCACATCATAATCAgtcaatttctttttaaattttaacgcAAAATTAGAGCCATTATGCGAAAACGATAGGTGCTCAGTTGATTATGGCAGAAGATTTGGAAAATTaaattcatccaaattaaaaaaaacagagtATATCTTCCACACGTGTAAAAAAATCTCTCATAAAAAAAGAGAGTATATCATCTTCCTATATTCAGAATCCGTAAAAGTTGCTATTTTTTATAACTTGAGATTATTgcttcaggaaaaaaaaaaacttgagattatatattattattcagGTTTTGTCAGTTTGTAAACcctaaaactaaaactaaaagaaTGGCTGCAACACAATTTTACTTACCTAATGATTGTTGGGAATCTGTGTTTAAATTCCTAAGCGACGACAATAATAAAAGCCATTGCTACTCGAGGTCTCTTTCCCTCGTCTCCAAACAGTTTTTCTCTATCATCAACAGTCTTCAATTCTCACTCAATGTCTATAATCCAACACACCCTTTTCTTCATTACCTCTTCAAAAGATTCACCAATCTCACAAATCTCAACCTCAGTTGCTTCCACGGTGACCTCGACGCACTTCTCTCTCAAATCTCTTGTTTCCGATTGAACCTCACATCTCTCAATATCTCCAACCAACCTACCTTTCCCAGATATGGGTTAAGAGCTTTCTCCCTAAAGATTGCAACTTTGACCTCTCTCACTTGTTCCAAAATTGATTCCATCAACAGCTCCGACTTGTTTCTCATTGTCGACTGTTTCCCTTTACTCGAAGAACTCGACTTCAGTAACCCCGGGGAAATCTTACCCCATGGAGCAGAGACTTTTTCATTGGCACTTTTCAAACTCAGCAAGGTTAATCTCTCTGGTCATTCCTACATCAATGATCAATTGCTTCTCCACTTGTTAAAGAAATGTAAGCATCTCAAAGAGGTCATCATATCTGACTGCTCCGGTTTAACCATTGCCGGTATTGCTTCTTCTCTCCGCGAGAGACCAACTTTGAGGTCGTTATCCCTTTCAGATACTAACAAACAGTATGATGAAGGATTTACTTCACATTTCATTGACTCATTAGTGAGTTTGAAGGGTTTGACTTGCATTCATTGTTTAGAGTTGAAAATTTCGGATGAGTTGCTCTACTCTATTGCAAGGGAAGCTCTTCCTTTGACGAGGCTTGTCCTAAAAAATTGCACCGGTTATAGTTATGATGGACTATATTCTTTGTTATCCAAGTGTCAAGGTATACAACATTTGGATCTTCAAATGGCCGACTTTCTAAATGATCAATATGTTGCTGAGTTGTCTTTGTTTCTTGGTAATTTGGTGTCTATAAATCTTAATTGGTGTAGTCGGCTCACAAAGTCAGCCTTGTGTGCAGTCGTTCGGAATTGCCCTTCACTTGATGAGATCAAAATGAATTTCACATGTATTGGGAAAAAGAATGCAGAGAATTCAAATTCTTTGATGGATCGTATCGAAAACCATCAATTAAAGTCTCTTTGTTTAACTTACAACCCATGGTTGAGGGATAAAGACCTCAAGATGTTTGCTTCCATTTTCTCCAATTTACGGCTCTTAGATTTAAGTCATTGTAGATACATATCTAATGTATCTATTGGTCAAGTTTTAAGTAGATGTTATAAAATTAGACATTTGAACTTAGCTAAGTGTACAAGAGTGAGGCCACATAGATTGAACTTTGAATCTCTCAAGCTTGAGGTCTTGAACTTGTCACATACACATATTGATGATGAAGCACTATGCGTGATCTCAAGGAATTGTTGTGGGCTTTTGAAACTGTTTCTGCAAAATTGTGAACGCATCACAGGGAATGGAGTGACACATGTGATAAAAAACTGCAAGCAACTCAAAGAGATCAATTTGAGGAATTGTCTTAAAGTGCCTGCTGACGTTGTTGCCTCGATGGTATTTTTAAGGCCATCATTAAGAAAGATAACTTCTCCATCATATTCCAATTTCAGTGACATTGAGAAGAAACACTTCACGGATCATGGATGTCATGTTTTCCACTAAAGTTTGAAGTTTAAAATGTAAGATGTTTATGAAACATAACTTCTCCATCAGATTCCAATTTACTTCTTTGAgaatattacttttttatttttatatctgAAGAAGGTATTTGTCAAGCTAGTTCATCATATGTGttaataattgatatttaatGTGACTGAGGTttctgtatccataagtttatactttatagtCTTTAGTAAGTTTAAATTTGTATATGCTTATACatttgaggttttttttttcttcctacgAGCATgaacacaaaaacaaacatgTGACACTGACATgtcaacaccgataataatttgagaaaatgacataatttcaTATAATCATAAGTGTCAGGCACTAAATCGTATCCGACACTAGGACACACTTAGGACAcacctaatctgaggagtgtctaTGATTCATAACTTTGCATATTTTTGGTAAaggttttttttacaaactactACTATTTGATGGTTAGCTTCCTCTGTTATGCACAAGCATTAATAACACTTCACACACTTTGTCTCTTTTGTTGCATAGTGACCAATGTTGGTCTGTTTATATTTCCCTCTTGGGGTCcgtttggatttgacttattttttaacttatgaaaatagcttatgcaaataaataaatttttatgttaattcataagttttcactcacaaaaattgtatctataagctgttttctcataaactaccttaaaaaaaacttataataataaataaaagtttatttatttgcataagtttgTGATTATGATACTTTGTTACTTTTGATCCTGCAGGGCATGTTTTGGAAAGCATACTGACTCTTGATCACTGATGAGAAGGATGATATACTCTGTTTCTTTTCTTGAGATATACTCTGTTTTACTCTGTTTTTTTATGAGAGATATACTCTGTTTCCTTTCTTCTATCATGAATATTGTCTTAGATCATTGTTAGATAATGGTATATTGTTTCTTCATATTCAAACATTGATATTTATGTCTTATTTTATATCAAGACAAAACTCACCAATAATCACCAAATGCCAGATTCTACAAAGGGTAGTCAGGTTCTTATTAtaatttgcaattttaattaGGAGCTAAAATGATAATATAATCTTGAAAGTAATGTATTCGATGCTTACTTTTTTTTGGCACCGGTTATATATCATGACCCTTTTAATAACAATATCACCAAATTCATCTTATGTACTCCCTCTGTTCCTTTTTTATTGTCGTTTTAGAAGATTTTGTTTTTCACTATTCAagtgtcgttttgataatttaatcatataatttgtcaattataccctTATTCTCTCAATAACTCCTActtcatatttttcataaaattaattcTTTCTTTCTCAATAACTTACATTCCATTTATCAAAATGAGGGTAAAATAGGAAAAAACTCCAACAATCCACATTCTTGATTGGAAAGTTTTATTCTAAAACTACATTTAAAAAGGAACGAAGGAAGTATCAATTTTCTCATTCAATCATCATATCATCTGATAACAATTCAAGACTAGAAAAAATGGGCAAGCGAAGCTAACAACTTCGCTTTATCAACAACCTCTTCGGCGATCTGGACTTGATTATTAAAGCTTAAATCATTTGTAGACTTCCAAATTGACCACAATATTGCATGCCAAACAATCATCAAACCCGGTTCTCTTTTTTGTTCCTCCCCAAAGCAAGAAACATTGCAAAGGAAATAAAGGTTTTTGGAAacatatatcaacaaaaaagtTCAAATTCATAATATTATTAAGAGTGGAGATCCATTTTGGTCCTTCACAAATTTCAGACAGAACAATTTAGTCTCTCGCATTTTTATACTGAGGACAAAGTAGTTCCCGATTCGTTATAATAGAAGGACTAATTTGGCTCGTCTAAAATTTGAGAGGAACCAAAATGGAACCAAATTGCAATGTATGTGTATGACCCTATAAGTTTTTGTTTAGGATATAAAGGAGGTGAATGAAATTGAATTCAATTAAGCCGCCAAAAACTTGTTCGCAGCTTCCATGAACCATTCTAGAGTACATATTTAGATGCATTTGTACATAATGTTGCAATGTTGTTTTGATTTGGATTGGAGTCTTTCTTGATACCCTCTACTACTCTAGCATGTTTTCGGAAATAACTTCCGAATAAAGAAGACTCTTCTGGTACCAGGTACCTATACAGTGCAAGGTTTGAGAACAAACTTTGTAACCCTTCAAACAGTAGACGCAacatttcttcaaaattttctcAGGAATTTAGCAATTgccttttaataaaaaaaaccattCAACAATATTGCATTTTAGAAAAATAGGAAAAGTAAGATTCCTTTGAAAGGAAAATCAATTGCTAAGGCCAAACCCTGAATGTGTTCATCACATTGAAAAGCAGACACACATTTTCACATTAGATTTCGAGTTAGAAGAGTCGTCTTTTGTTTTTCaacaattgtgttttttttgtgtgtaaatagacgaaatgacaaatgTTAAAAACTCATACACAAATTCATATCCATAAATCCTAACGCTCTCCAAACATTTCTAGCGTGAACGCAATTACAAATACAATGGAACAATGTTTCCTCTTGGCTTTGACATCTAGTACAAATGTTCGTTTGAgacatatttctatgattaaaCAACAAAGATTAGGAATAGTTTGATGGCAAGCACATCAGATgaagaattttattttctcataacTTTAAGCTTCCAAATCTAAAGGCAACAACGAGTAGATAATAAATCCTCCTCTTCTCAAGAAGCCATTTATTAATTGTCTCTCTAATGTTATCAGGTAAAGCAGTATATAAAAGACAAGCAGCTACTTGGTTATTGAGCTTTTAGTTAAATTTACAAGCAAGTTTCATCGCTATGCTGTTGTTATTGCAAATATTCATGAACTCTTAAGGTTGAATTGGGAGGTTAACTTATAtcactttcataggaaagaaaatatttttgcagATTTTCTTGCAAAATTTGGAACAACTCCTGTACTAAGAGTGTAATGGtaattatctttttcttttcttttgttggtATCCTTGGCTTATGTACCAAAAACGACAATTCccaattcaatttcaatcacCCGCATCACTattctaaaaaagaaaatgctaaatttttgtgaaatttttatagAAATGCACGAAGTCGACACATTAGGATTTAAAATGTtacactttttaaataaataatgtctttaaatgaaatgcttaaagagtgtctcAGAGACACTAtttagtatttttcttttttatattatcgatgttatttataatttaaaagagtatttttttttttataaaaaaattgtgtctttAATTAaaagattcatttttaatattcggAGCAGGGCTCCAAATTGTCGCGGCCGGCCCTGCACACACTTAACCAAATTTACCCTGATAAACCCTCAAATACCTTCTCCTTCTCGGATCATTTGCGGCAGATACAAGAAATTCTCTCAAACTCTCAAATCCActtcacaacaacaacaacaacaatcccATGAAAAGAACAGAGCATATCTCTCGTACAAAAACAGAGTATAATATCTttctatattaattattcaGATTTTATTACTTTCTATGATTAGTTGCATCACActtgaccaaaataaataaacccTCAAATAAGAAATACCTTCTTCACAAATCCTGCAGTCACACGACTCACACCGTCGCCGGCAGAAGAACTCGTCCGCAATGAAAAGGCAGAGAATTACATGGAACTCTCTCAAATCTTCTTCTCAATCCAAACCAATCTCAGCAGAAGAATTCTATTTACCTGATGATTGCTGGGAATCTATCTTCAAATTCCTCACCAACGGCGACCACAACCGTCGCAACTTGTTGAAGCCATTTTTCTTCGCTTCTAAATATTTCCTCTCAATCTCAAACCGTCGCATAACCTCTTTCACTATCTGCAACGCAACAATCCCTTCCATCCCGACTCTATTCCAAAGGTTCCCCAACCTCACTTCCCTCGAGTTCATAACCGCCCAAAGTAACCTTAACAACCTTCTCTGCCAAATTTCTAATTTCCCATTCAAACTCAAATCGCTCAAACTCTATAGCAATCCCATCTTCCCTGCAGAAGGGTTACGAGCTTTGTCCGAAAATATTACAACTTTGACCTCTCTCACCTGTCGTCACATTTCTGTTTTCCATAACGATCACTTCATTGTTATATCCGAATGTTTCCCTTTTCTTGAAGAACTTGAACTACATAATGACGAAAAACCTTTTCATAGTATTAAGGCTGGGGTGGAGGCAATGGTATCCGCGCTTCCTAAACTTCGCAAGATTAGCCTCTCTGGTTTTGGTTTTTCggaatttaacaaaaaaataaataaaaaagtgagCTTCTTGAAGACTTTGTGATAATGAATTGCCCATCGTCCTTATCTCGTGACGACATTGTTTCCGACACCTGCCAGAGTTCAATTTTTGGAACGAGCTATCCATGACAACATTAGTTCACACTTTATTGACTCGTGGGGTAAGTTTGAAGGGCTTAACTTGTCTTGATTTGTTGTCTAAGCTAATAGTTATAAATTGTTCGTGTGTGTTAATCAAACTTTGTTTCTCATGTTGTTTGAAAGTTTCATTTGACTATTTGTTTTTTGAAGCCCTTTTATTTTGgatgctttttatttttgtacttCAAACCCCTAATTGGTGATTcactaaatttaatttcttgacaTCATTTGTAAGCTTGTTACTCATTGTTCTAAAACAACTTCTGTTAGCATagggaaaacaaattttgattaTAAACTCCATGTTGCATGAGATCCTGTCCAGAGAAGTTATTAGCTTAATTAAGCTTAAACATGATACGCTTGAGCCCAATTTAATGGTTGGGATTATTTGTTTTCGTTTCTCACAATATCATTGTTTTCACATGAATCagtcatatatattatattgttaaagcatcatgaaatgaaaatgttgggcttgtttgttatagattttttaaaaataaattctcatagtgtaatataattttatgcaaaaaaatttacaaagaaacttttcataaaagcttcaaatgaaaatttggtttgaatggttattcttaaaatgttattttggatttcaaaattttaaaaaatcaattaattttgaatctattttaaatagattttcataaaaatcatttttgaaatataactttttgaaaaacttgagattttgactatgttttgatcttcaataatgtatgtttatgttatatgatgtcaaaattaatgtttcaatttagaaaaattaaatataaaaaaaacttgtaatattttgaaaaacgagtttataaaatctattttcagaaatacaaagaaaaaatccattTCGTTAAAGTTGCAACAAACAAACCCATTACCTTCTTTGTAAGATTTGAGGGTGAAGATAATAGACTCTTGCAGActtctttgtttttctttttggaaCATTGCAGACTTCTTTGTTACTACCCAAAAAACTATTAATAGGAAATTTAAAAAGCTATAAACACTCTCATTAGCTGACAAATGACGAATTTGCCAAAGAATTATCTTTGCTAGATTATATTCTGTAGATTTTTATTTACGGAATGAGTTGATTCCTCAGCCACGATCACGACAATGACAACCACCGCTACTTTCAATCTCTCTCCGTCATCTCTAAATGGTTTTTCTCTATCACCATCTGTCTTCGATTCTCTTTCGTCATGAGCTCGTTTgaaatagtttatttttaagtttatgcaaataaacaagtttttatgtatttttagcttatgaaaatacaGGTTTTCTTAGTaagaacttataaattaacataaaaatttatttatttgcacgaattgttttgcataagctcaaaaataaattatttcaaacGGTGCTATATGTCATCCAACATGCCCTTTAATTTTCTTCATTACCTCTTTAAAAAGTTCACCAATCTCACATCCCTCGACCTCACCTGCTTCCGCGGTAACCTCAACACACTTCTCTATCAAATCTTGTTTATGATTAAACATCAGATCACTCAATATCTCCAACCAATCCACCTTTCCTGCAAAGGGGTTACGAGCTTTCTAACTTTGACCTCTCTCATTTGTTCCAACATTGATTCTATCTATTACGAAGACCTCACTCTTATATCTTATTGTTTTCATTTCTTTGAAGAACTTGACCTCAGAGATCACAATATCACTTTTCGTATGGATTTTCACATTAGGGTAAATTCACAAATTAGGTAACTTGatagtaattatttttaatattatatatatatatatatatatatatatatatatatatatatatatatatatatatatatatatatatatatatatatatatatatatatatatatatatatatatatatatatatatatatatatatatataggataaTTACATTTAAATGGAGGGCAAACGAgcaacaagctgcgccgctaacCCTTTTTGGATGACAAAACCAATCCGCTTAAATACTACATCTAGAGACCTATGAGACACCACATTGTTactctttgaactcttttcaaaatattcatagCATCTGGTGATAGGAAACCTAACGTGTCAAATGCAAATGGTATAAACACATGTTGATTGTTAGAACACGCTCTCCCATATAGATTagtattagattttttttacaaaactttaTCTTTTTATGTCTAAACtttatataatctttttattgtttctattttattctataattcggttttttttactaaactttgtataatcttttattatttcttttttgttgttatttttatggATAAATtcgtatttttattttgttcctatcttttatttatccatatatttttaatagagtacaattacaacatataaaataaattttattatattggATATTAGAAGTagatgagaagaagaaaaccacACATGACTGACACACACTTAACGAAATCTACCCTAATAAACCCTCAATACCTTCTCCTTCTCGAATCGTTTGAGGCAGAGACAAGAAATTCTCTCAAACTCTCGAATTTTCTTCGCAACAACAACTACAACAATCCCTTTTtatatactagcgggccagacaggcACGTTCCGCACCTGCTGtctctaacttatgtaaaaaaagaagacatgttttatgttatgataagtttattaataaaagatttaaatatgtgtcttatgttatgatgagtttgttaataattttttttttgctgctactaaaaaaatcaaaatattgttggtattatgaaaagtctgACACCAAACTTTTGTATCctctatatataggtatagatatatatatatatttttttggtaaacagCCCTTTCTATATTTTATacgtgtaaaaaaaataagaacataTCCAATGCAACACTCCCTTCCATCCAGACTCTATTCCACAGGTTCCCCAACCTCACCTCCCTCTAGTTCATTTCCAATGAAAGTAACCTTAACACCCTTCTATGCAAAATTTCTAATTTCCCATTCAAACTCAAATCGCTCAAACTCTATTACAATTCCATCTTCCCTGCAAAAGGGTTACGAGCTTTGTCCAAAAATATTACAACAACTTTGACCTCTCTCACATGTCGTGACATTTCTGTTTTCCATAACGATCACTTCATTGTTATATCCGAATGTTTCCCTTTTCTTGAAGAACTTGAACTGCATAATGACTTTAGACCTTCTCACAGTATTAACTATTAAGGCTGGGGTGAAGGCAATGTTATCCGCGCTTCCTAAACTTCGCAAGATTAATTTCTctggttttggttttttttttttttttgaatttaacAACTCAATGATTTTGGACATGTGTAAGAATTGTGAGTTTCTTGAAGACTTTGCGGTGATGAATTGCCCATCGGCCTTATCTCGTGATGAAATTCTTTCTCACACCTGCCAGAGTCCAATTTTTAGAACGAGCTTGTACTCATCGAATCCATGACAACATTGTTCACATTTGTTTGACTTGTTGGTAAGTTTGAAGGGCTTAACTTGTCTTGATTTATCGTCTACGAGAATAATAGTTAGTTCATCATGTGTGTTAATATAGATATTTAAGGTGATTGAGAAGAAATATTATaatgaaaaacatatatttagTATTGCCAGTGTTGTTTCAGGCGTTGTGTTTTGTGTGTTAATTTATACGTTTGCTTTTGATCCTGCAGTGCATGCCTTGGAAACTATATTGACTCTTGAAATTATTTTCAACGACAGTCGGACCAAATATGATGAATAGCGAGAGTCCTAACAAAGAAAATGATTAGGAAAGGTTTCAAggataaaaattgttgatagaaaaaaataaatggatTAAGGAACCATTTGTTGAAAGTAATGGATGTCTTTTAAGTTAATTAGTTAAGAAATGAGTAGTTTTGGTTCTTATTTTGGTtttacattcacttttgtttatttttggttaaaatGGGATTTGGTTCCTCTCATCCTCACCGGTGTGGTGTTTATCTCTCCGGTTATCTCCTCAAATTTCTAATCTCTCTTTCTTTTCACAGAATGAGACTCAAGAGTGTgtatctctttctttttttattagcaacaaaaatattttattaacaaactcattatatgtttttttagcagaaaaaaatcttttattaacaaactcaccataatataagagtttttttttacataagtttgcataatagacaATTAGACACATACAGACGCGGAACACACCCTATCTAGCCACTAGTATAATATAATGTTAACGATTGCAGGTTCCCTCTATTTGATGATATCTGAACTCAATGTTAATGTTAACAAATAAAGATTCAAATTTTAAcaagactaaaaaaaaaaaattaacatgagTCATATTTTTGCCCATTTTCTACCTATTATATCCTCATTATAATCcgccaataattttttattttttttgacacacttTGTTTTTCCAGTAAATTTAACATACGGTTAATCTTTATTTTAGTCTCTGTGATATCAGCAGAGTCATCTTTTGTTTATGGGTGTAAGTGGGTCATATTTGATTGAgtttgaccaaaaccaaaatctAAACCACATAGGGTGCTCCAAATTTAACCTAACCTAACGTGAACCCTGGCGGCACCCACGTAAGAAGAGAACTCCAACAACAGCAAAACAAACTCCTTCACAATGAAAAGGCAGAGAACTACAAGAAATTCTTCTTATTTACCTGATGACTGTTGGGAATCCATCTGCACATTCCTCGTCGATGGTGACTACTACAACCACCACTACTTAGAGCCTCTTTCCCTCACTTCCAAATACTTTCTCTCCATCACTAACCGTCTTCGATCCTCTTTCACTATATCTGACCCAACACTCCTGTTCATCCCGATTTTATTCCACAGGTTCCCCAACCTCACCTCCCTCCATATCACAAGCTTCGAAGGTGACCTTAACGCCCTTCTCTGCCAAATTTCCAAATTCCCTTTCAAACTTAAATCGCTCAAACTATCAGACTGTTCCACATTCCCCACAGAAGGGTTGCGAGCTTTGTCTAGAAAGATTACAACTTTGATCTCTCTCACATGTTCCAACATTGCTGATCTCAGTAACAATCATTGTGTTCTTATCTCCGATTGTTTCCCTTTACTTGAAGAACTTCATCTGCAGCACAACGCTACATATTCTACAAGAATTCAGGTTGGGGTGGAGACGAAGTTAATCGCGCTTCCTAAACTTCGCAAGATTATTCTCTCTGATCATGCTTTTTACAACATAAACAATA encodes:
- the LOC123920896 gene encoding uncharacterized protein LOC123920896, with the translated sequence MKRQRITWNSLKSSSQSKPISAEEFYLPDDCWESIFKFLTNGDHNRRNLLKPFFFASKYFLSISNRRITSFTICNATIPSIPTLFQRFPNLTSLEFITAQSNLNNLLCQISNFPFKLKSLKLYSNPIFPAEGLRALSENITTLTSLTCRHISVFHNDHFIVISECFPFLEELELHNDEKPFHSIKAGVEAMVSALPKLRKISLSGFGFSEFNKKINKKVSFLKTL